Proteins encoded by one window of Luteimonas yindakuii:
- a CDS encoding response regulator transcription factor, whose protein sequence is MRASQEPGGLVLIVEDNRNISEMIGEYLEGKGFEVDYASDGLDGYRLASENSYDVIVLDLMLPRLDGIEVCKRLREEARKSTPVLMLTARDTLDEKLTGLGSGADDYLTKPFAIQELEARLRALIRRERRQVGSEVLKVADLVLDPASLRATRAGQELQLSPIGLKLLTILMRESPRVVSRQEIEREIWGNSLPDSDTLRSHLYNLRKTIDKPFDKPLLHTVQSAGYRIADIEQSPA, encoded by the coding sequence ATGCGTGCAAGCCAAGAGCCGGGCGGTCTGGTCCTGATCGTCGAGGACAACCGCAACATTTCGGAGATGATCGGCGAGTATCTGGAGGGCAAGGGTTTCGAGGTCGACTACGCCTCCGATGGCCTCGACGGCTACCGGCTGGCATCGGAGAACAGCTACGACGTGATCGTGCTCGACCTGATGCTGCCGCGCCTCGATGGCATCGAGGTCTGCAAGCGGTTGCGCGAGGAAGCGCGCAAGTCGACCCCGGTCCTGATGCTCACCGCCCGCGACACGCTCGACGAGAAGCTCACCGGCCTCGGGTCGGGTGCCGACGACTACCTGACCAAGCCGTTCGCGATCCAGGAGCTGGAAGCCCGCCTGCGTGCGTTGATCCGCCGCGAGCGCCGCCAGGTCGGTTCGGAAGTACTGAAGGTCGCCGACCTCGTGCTCGACCCCGCCAGCCTGCGTGCCACCCGCGCCGGCCAGGAACTGCAGCTGTCGCCGATCGGCCTGAAGCTGCTGACGATCCTGATGCGCGAATCCCCACGCGTGGTCAGCCGCCAGGAAATCGAGCGCGAGATCTGGGGCAACAGCCTGCCGGATTCCGATACCCTGCGCAGTCACCTCTACAACCTGCGCAAGACCATCGACAAGCCTTTCGACAAGCCGCTGCTGCATACGGTGCAGAGCGCGGGATACCGGATCGCGGACATCGAGCAGTCGCCGGCCTGA
- a CDS encoding DMT family protein — MPGFERIAPILLLLASNVFMTFAWYGHLKYRSAPLMLAIVASWGIAFFEYSLMVPANRIGYAVYSAPQLKGMQEVITLLVFAWFSSWYLGQPLKWNHWAGFALIAVAAWLIFLET; from the coding sequence ATGCCCGGCTTCGAACGCATCGCCCCGATCCTGTTGCTGCTGGCCTCGAACGTCTTCATGACCTTCGCCTGGTACGGCCATCTCAAGTACCGCTCCGCACCGCTGATGCTTGCCATCGTGGCCAGCTGGGGCATCGCCTTCTTCGAGTATTCGTTGATGGTGCCGGCCAACCGCATCGGCTACGCGGTGTATTCGGCGCCGCAACTCAAGGGCATGCAGGAGGTGATCACCCTGCTGGTGTTCGCGTGGTTCTCCAGCTGGTACCTGGGGCAGCCGCTGAAGTGGAACCACTGGGCCGGCTTCGCACTGATCGCGGTGGCGGCGTGGCTGATTTTCCTCGAGACCTGA
- a CDS encoding DUF962 domain-containing protein, with translation MSRFASFREFYPFYLGEHAHPVSRRLHFIGSCGVLVLVATAAWQRNSWWLLAALVCGYGFAWVGHFFFEKNRPATFRHPLYSFLGDWVMFKDILVGRIRF, from the coding sequence ATGTCCCGCTTCGCCAGCTTCCGCGAGTTCTACCCGTTCTATCTCGGCGAACACGCACACCCGGTGTCGCGGCGCCTGCACTTCATCGGCAGCTGCGGCGTGCTCGTACTGGTGGCCACCGCCGCGTGGCAGCGCAATTCGTGGTGGCTGCTGGCGGCGCTGGTGTGCGGCTACGGTTTCGCCTGGGTCGGGCACTTCTTCTTCGAGAAGAACCGCCCCGCCACGTTCCGGCATCCGCTGTATTCGTTCCTCGGCGACTGGGTGATGTTCAAGGACATCCTCGTCGGCCGCATCCGTTTCTGA
- the mazG gene encoding nucleoside triphosphate pyrophosphohydrolase yields MSQSRDIRDLLDIMARLRDPDGGCPWDLEQDFASIAPYTVEEAYEVADAIARGDLHDLKDELGDLLLQVVFHARMAEEAGAFAFTDVVGAICDKMVRRHPHVFGDADRDDADAVARSWEAIKREERAGRGEQDDSALAGTSRGLPEWMRAAKLQQRAARTGFDWPGPAPVIAKLREELGEVEAEFAAVAADHDDMAAQARLEAELGDLLFVAANLARHARVDVGRALRGANLKFERRFRAMEAIAAAENRPLDQRTLDEQEALWTRVKAQEAAGAG; encoded by the coding sequence GTGAGCCAATCGCGCGATATCCGGGACCTCCTCGACATCATGGCGCGGCTGCGCGATCCCGACGGCGGTTGCCCGTGGGATCTCGAGCAGGATTTCGCCAGCATCGCGCCGTACACCGTCGAGGAGGCCTACGAGGTGGCCGATGCCATCGCCCGTGGCGACCTGCACGACCTGAAGGACGAACTCGGCGACCTGCTGCTGCAGGTCGTATTCCACGCGCGGATGGCCGAGGAGGCCGGTGCCTTCGCCTTCACCGACGTGGTGGGCGCGATCTGCGACAAGATGGTGCGCCGCCACCCGCATGTGTTCGGCGACGCCGACCGCGACGATGCCGACGCGGTCGCGCGCAGCTGGGAGGCGATCAAGCGCGAGGAGCGCGCCGGCCGCGGCGAGCAGGACGATTCGGCGCTGGCCGGTACTTCGCGCGGCCTGCCTGAATGGATGCGTGCCGCCAAGCTGCAGCAGCGCGCCGCACGCACCGGCTTCGACTGGCCCGGTCCGGCCCCCGTCATCGCCAAGTTGCGCGAGGAACTGGGGGAGGTCGAGGCGGAGTTCGCCGCGGTTGCCGCGGACCACGACGACATGGCGGCACAGGCGCGACTCGAGGCGGAACTGGGTGATCTGCTGTTCGTCGCCGCGAACCTCGCGCGCCATGCACGGGTGGATGTCGGCCGCGCGCTGCGTGGGGCCAATCTGAAGTTCGAACGGCGCTTCCGCGCGATGGAAGCGATCGCTGCAGCGGAGAACCGGCCGCTGGACCAGCGCACGCTGGACGAGCAGGAAGCGTTGTGGACCCGGGTCAAGGCGCAGGAGGCCGCCGGCGCGGGCTGA
- the cysQ gene encoding 3'(2'),5'-bisphosphate nucleotidase CysQ, giving the protein MDEALREGVIAIAHEAADAILAVYAGAFEVEHKADASPVTAADLAAHHRIVDGLRALTPDVPVLSEECADDVPTAQRHGWSRYWLVDPLDGTREFVKRNGEFTVNIALVESGVATFGVIQQPVTGALWHGAPGRGAWLREGRSERAIAVRRPAVAPLRVAASRSHRDPRTSALMAHIGNTEAVGLGSSLKFCRLAEGRMDVYPRFGPTSEWDTAAGQAILEGAGGLVLDPQGRPFRYNQRDTLLNGDFIALGDPDLPWRSWLAA; this is encoded by the coding sequence ATGGATGAGGCGCTGCGCGAAGGGGTGATCGCCATCGCGCACGAGGCCGCCGACGCGATCCTCGCCGTGTATGCCGGTGCGTTCGAGGTCGAGCACAAGGCCGACGCCTCGCCGGTGACCGCCGCCGACCTCGCCGCGCACCATCGCATCGTCGATGGCCTGCGGGCACTGACGCCGGACGTGCCGGTGCTGTCGGAGGAATGCGCCGACGACGTGCCCACCGCACAGCGCCATGGCTGGTCGCGCTACTGGCTGGTGGATCCGCTCGACGGCACCCGCGAATTCGTCAAACGCAATGGCGAGTTCACCGTCAACATCGCGCTGGTCGAGAGTGGCGTCGCCACCTTCGGCGTGATCCAGCAGCCGGTGACCGGTGCGCTCTGGCATGGCGCGCCCGGACGCGGTGCGTGGCTGCGCGAGGGCCGCAGCGAGCGCGCGATCGCGGTGCGCCGGCCGGCCGTAGCGCCGCTGCGCGTGGCCGCCAGCCGATCGCATCGTGACCCGCGCACCAGTGCGCTGATGGCGCATATCGGCAACACGGAAGCCGTTGGGCTGGGCTCCTCGCTCAAGTTCTGCCGGCTCGCCGAAGGCCGGATGGACGTCTATCCACGCTTCGGTCCCACCAGCGAGTGGGATACCGCCGCTGGTCAGGCGATTCTCGAAGGCGCCGGCGGCCTGGTGCTGGATCCGCAGGGCCGGCCATTCCGCTACAACCAGCGCGACACCCTGCTCAATGGCGACTTCATCGCCCTGGGCGATCCGGACCTGCCGTGGCGGTCGTGGCTGGCGGCGTGA
- the nudE gene encoding ADP compounds hydrolase NudE has protein sequence MTRRLPVIHDITEHDAGPYRLERLDLEFSNGERRRYERLHGRGHGAVAVVPMLDDDTVLLVREYAAGLHRYELGLVKGRIDAGETPLQAADRELKEEAGYGARRLEVLRTLSLAPTYMSHQTHVVLARDLYPQRLPGDEPEELDVVPWKLDALDELVVREDCSEGRSIAALFIAREYLRRHG, from the coding sequence ATGACGCGCCGCCTGCCGGTCATCCATGACATCACCGAGCATGACGCCGGCCCGTACCGGCTCGAGCGCCTCGATCTCGAGTTCTCCAACGGCGAACGCCGGCGCTACGAGCGCCTGCACGGGCGCGGCCATGGCGCGGTGGCAGTGGTGCCGATGCTCGACGACGACACCGTGCTGCTGGTGCGCGAATACGCCGCCGGCCTGCACCGCTACGAACTCGGACTGGTGAAGGGCCGCATCGACGCCGGCGAGACCCCGCTGCAGGCCGCCGATCGCGAGTTGAAGGAGGAAGCCGGTTACGGCGCCCGGCGCCTGGAGGTGCTGCGCACGCTGTCGCTGGCGCCCACCTACATGAGCCACCAGACCCATGTGGTGCTGGCGCGCGACCTCTATCCGCAGCGCCTGCCCGGCGACGAGCCGGAGGAACTCGACGTGGTGCCGTGGAAGCTCGACGCACTCGACGAACTGGTCGTGCGCGAGGACTGCTCGGAAGGCCGCTCCATCGCTGCACTGTTCATCGCCCGCGAGTACCTGCGCCGCCATGGATGA
- the bioA gene encoding adenosylmethionine--8-amino-7-oxononanoate transaminase has product MSTKHHDPAILAEADAWRSRDLAVLWHPCTQMREHPHTLPLLPVARGDGAWLIGPDGRRTLDAVSSWWVNLFGHAEPRIAGAIARQAHTLEQVILAGCSHMPAVELAERLLALAPRQSGRAPLAKVFYADNGSAGVEVALKMAFQWFANRGDEPRRTKFVALENGYHGETVGALSVGDIPLYRRVYAPLLMEAVFAPSPDAYLAADGRSAAEHAEDAADALARILDEHAGEICALVLEPRVQCAGGMRMHDPVYLKRVRELCDVHGVFLIADEIAVGFGRTGSMFACEQAGVMPDLMCLSKGLTGGFLPLAAVLATQAIYDGFLDDSRERAFLHSHSYTGNPLACAAALATLDIFEADDVLARNRRTAARMAELAAPLAAHPHVADVRQAGMIVAFELSDGGRKSTPFDAARRVGLRAYTHALERGVLLRPLGDILYWMPPYCIDDDQLDLLADVTRSAIEAATA; this is encoded by the coding sequence ATGTCCACGAAACATCACGATCCGGCCATTCTAGCCGAGGCCGATGCCTGGCGTTCCCGCGACCTCGCCGTGCTGTGGCACCCGTGCACGCAGATGCGCGAACACCCCCACACCCTGCCGTTGCTGCCGGTCGCCCGCGGCGACGGCGCCTGGCTCATCGGCCCCGACGGGCGGCGTACCCTGGATGCGGTCTCGAGCTGGTGGGTGAACCTGTTCGGCCACGCCGAACCGCGTATCGCAGGCGCGATCGCGCGCCAGGCGCACACCCTGGAGCAGGTGATCCTCGCCGGTTGTTCGCACATGCCCGCGGTGGAGCTCGCCGAACGCCTGCTGGCGCTGGCACCGCGCCAGTCCGGCCGCGCGCCGCTGGCCAAGGTGTTCTATGCCGACAACGGCTCCGCGGGTGTCGAGGTCGCGCTGAAGATGGCGTTCCAGTGGTTCGCCAACCGCGGCGACGAGCCGCGGCGCACGAAATTCGTTGCACTGGAGAACGGCTACCACGGCGAGACCGTCGGCGCGCTGTCGGTCGGCGACATCCCGCTGTACCGCCGCGTGTATGCGCCGCTGCTGATGGAAGCGGTCTTCGCGCCATCGCCGGATGCGTACCTTGCCGCCGACGGGCGCTCGGCGGCCGAACATGCCGAGGACGCCGCCGATGCGCTGGCGCGCATCCTCGACGAGCACGCCGGCGAGATCTGCGCGCTGGTGCTGGAGCCGCGGGTGCAGTGCGCCGGTGGCATGCGCATGCACGACCCGGTGTACCTGAAGCGCGTGCGCGAACTGTGCGACGTGCACGGGGTGTTCCTGATCGCCGACGAGATCGCGGTGGGCTTCGGCCGCACCGGCTCGATGTTCGCCTGCGAACAGGCCGGCGTGATGCCCGACCTGATGTGCCTGTCCAAGGGTCTCACCGGCGGTTTCCTGCCACTCGCCGCGGTGCTGGCCACGCAGGCGATCTACGACGGCTTCCTCGACGATTCACGCGAACGCGCCTTCCTGCATTCGCACAGCTACACCGGCAATCCGCTGGCCTGCGCGGCGGCGCTGGCGACGCTCGACATCTTCGAAGCCGACGACGTGCTCGCCCGCAACCGCCGCACCGCCGCGCGCATGGCCGAACTTGCCGCACCGCTGGCCGCGCATCCGCATGTGGCCGATGTGCGCCAGGCGGGGATGATCGTCGCGTTCGAGCTCAGCGACGGCGGGCGCAAGTCCACGCCGTTCGATGCCGCGCGCCGCGTCGGCCTGCGTGCCTATACGCACGCACTCGAGCGTGGCGTGCTGTTGCGTCCGCTGGGCGACATCCTGTACTGGATGCCGCCCTACTGCATCGACGACGACCAGCTCGACCTGCTGGCCGACGTCACCCGATCCGCGATCGAGGCGGCCACGGCGTGA
- a CDS encoding 16S rRNA (uracil(1498)-N(3))-methyltransferase, protein MRLTRAHVDLPLTPGTTVALPEDVAAHLLRVLRLREGDACVLFNGDGHDYDARITAVGKRGGDAQVLDRRVVDNESPLRISLVQGIARGEKMDLVLQKATELGIDAVVPVHSDRSEVKLDGERARKRLAHWTSVVIAACEQSGRARVPSVTPAAPLHEALDALPAGGLRLLLDPFAHANTQSLPAPADGRIVLAVGPEGGWSQRDRTVLETAGFVGIRLGPRVLRTETAGLAAIAALQARFGDLG, encoded by the coding sequence ATGCGCCTGACCCGCGCCCACGTCGACCTGCCGCTCACGCCCGGCACCACGGTCGCCCTGCCCGAGGATGTCGCTGCGCACCTGCTGCGCGTGCTGCGCCTGCGCGAGGGCGATGCCTGCGTGCTGTTCAATGGCGACGGGCATGACTATGACGCGCGCATCACCGCGGTCGGCAAGCGCGGCGGCGACGCGCAGGTGCTCGACCGCCGCGTGGTCGACAACGAATCACCGCTGCGCATCAGCCTGGTGCAGGGCATCGCCCGCGGCGAGAAGATGGACCTGGTCCTGCAGAAGGCCACCGAGCTTGGCATCGACGCGGTGGTACCGGTACACAGCGACCGCAGCGAGGTGAAGCTCGATGGCGAGCGCGCGCGCAAGCGGCTGGCGCACTGGACCAGCGTGGTGATTGCCGCCTGCGAGCAGAGCGGTCGTGCGCGGGTGCCGTCCGTGACACCCGCCGCACCGCTGCACGAGGCACTGGACGCGCTGCCCGCCGGCGGACTGCGCCTGCTGCTCGATCCGTTCGCGCATGCCAACACGCAGTCGCTGCCCGCGCCCGCGGACGGCCGGATCGTGCTGGCGGTCGGGCCCGAGGGCGGCTGGTCGCAACGCGACCGCACCGTGCTGGAAACCGCGGGTTTTGTCGGCATCCGCCTCGGTCCGCGGGTACTGCGCACCGAAACCGCCGGGCTCGCGGCGATCGCCGCCCTGCAGGCGCGTTTCGGCGACCTCGGCTGA
- a CDS encoding chemotaxis protein CheW: MNDVPADATPHDIRGVLIQIDGARLLLPNTTISEVLSYADPEPVEGAPAWLLGRTRWRGWEVPLVAFSRAAGLSSSERGGLGSKVAVLKNLRTDGRFPYFALLTQGFPRLVNVSADTLLVDAGDGELPTAVHARVRLNQDEALIPDLEAMAALIEDALNVAA, encoded by the coding sequence ATGAATGACGTTCCTGCCGACGCCACGCCGCACGACATCCGCGGCGTGCTGATCCAGATCGACGGCGCGCGGCTGCTGCTGCCCAACACGACGATTTCGGAAGTGTTGTCCTATGCCGACCCGGAGCCGGTCGAAGGTGCGCCCGCGTGGCTGCTCGGGCGCACCCGCTGGCGCGGCTGGGAAGTGCCGCTGGTGGCGTTCTCGCGCGCCGCGGGTCTCAGCAGCAGCGAGCGGGGCGGCCTCGGCAGCAAGGTGGCGGTGTTGAAGAACCTGCGCACCGACGGCCGTTTCCCGTACTTCGCCCTGCTGACGCAGGGCTTCCCGCGCCTGGTCAACGTGTCCGCCGACACGCTGCTGGTCGATGCGGGCGACGGTGAGCTGCCCACCGCGGTGCATGCCCGGGTGCGTCTGAACCAGGACGAGGCGCTGATTCCCGATCTCGAGGCGATGGCCGCGCTGATCGAGGATGCGCTGAACGTCGCCGCCTGA
- a CDS encoding chemotaxis protein CheB: protein MPDASPRVIVLARPGEACDRLQDAVRNAGAELVGAFDPLAATVEAVAGIGPQAVVVALEPAVEDALDGFQPLLADPAITVVFDEAELAAQRTGWDAARWVRHLAAKLHRHDDVLPPGAGQDTGLVLDDTPLAFDAGYPDVSHSDIELVAEEMRAHADEVPRDDVVLLDAAVPGFEGVVLASDGPLVETGPLDELALGDLSLEDMAPATAEDVDGASGGFGALALEGVSLDDLVLDDDSGFDSARTDHASGREYLEPVDLTWDAEPARSEDAAAPTGQAPAPAVPDTGRLSLADPETPVVVPSAAPVKDALVDLDSRIGGLSLVDVDSYGFGELQGAVLVEGGLGGPDPVRQLLAALPEDFPRALLVRLRLDGDRYDRLVRQMARATTLPVTLAEEGGAVERGNVYFLPPLLGVAAERGRLCFVTSDEAAATRLPDALPANDSAVVFLSGADAALVNDAMGADWSGALVVGQSLDGCYDAAASARVAEQGGTLAAPTELANLLVERWAPGATAGGIELETSDE, encoded by the coding sequence GTGCCTGATGCCTCGCCCCGCGTGATCGTGCTGGCGCGTCCGGGCGAAGCCTGCGATCGCCTGCAGGACGCCGTACGCAATGCCGGCGCCGAACTGGTGGGGGCGTTCGATCCGCTGGCGGCGACCGTGGAGGCGGTGGCCGGCATCGGCCCGCAGGCGGTGGTGGTCGCGCTGGAGCCGGCGGTGGAGGACGCGCTGGACGGCTTCCAGCCGTTGCTGGCCGATCCGGCGATCACGGTGGTGTTCGACGAAGCCGAACTTGCGGCGCAGCGCACCGGCTGGGATGCCGCGCGCTGGGTCCGCCACCTCGCCGCCAAGCTGCACCGCCATGACGACGTGTTGCCGCCGGGTGCCGGCCAGGACACCGGGCTGGTGCTGGACGACACGCCGCTGGCGTTCGACGCCGGCTACCCCGACGTGTCGCACAGCGACATCGAACTGGTGGCCGAGGAAATGCGCGCGCACGCCGACGAGGTGCCGCGCGACGACGTGGTACTGCTCGACGCGGCCGTGCCTGGATTCGAGGGAGTAGTGCTGGCGTCCGACGGGCCGTTGGTCGAGACGGGTCCGCTCGACGAACTCGCGCTGGGCGACCTGTCTCTTGAAGACATGGCGCCTGCAACAGCCGAGGACGTGGACGGCGCATCCGGCGGCTTCGGCGCGCTGGCCCTCGAAGGTGTCAGCCTCGACGACCTGGTGCTGGACGACGACAGCGGCTTCGACAGTGCGCGCACGGATCACGCGTCCGGGCGCGAGTACCTGGAGCCGGTGGATCTCACCTGGGACGCGGAGCCGGCCCGTTCCGAAGACGCTGCCGCCCCGACCGGACAGGCGCCAGCCCCCGCCGTGCCGGACACCGGACGGCTGTCGCTGGCAGACCCGGAGACGCCTGTCGTCGTGCCCTCCGCGGCGCCGGTGAAGGATGCGCTCGTCGACCTCGACAGCCGTATCGGCGGCCTCTCGCTGGTGGACGTCGACAGCTACGGCTTCGGCGAACTGCAGGGTGCCGTGCTGGTGGAAGGCGGGCTCGGTGGACCCGACCCGGTGCGCCAGCTGCTGGCGGCGCTGCCGGAGGATTTCCCGCGCGCACTGCTGGTGCGCCTGCGCCTGGATGGCGACCGTTACGACCGCCTCGTGCGGCAGATGGCACGCGCGACCACGCTGCCGGTGACCCTCGCCGAAGAGGGTGGGGCTGTGGAGCGCGGCAACGTGTACTTCCTGCCGCCGCTGCTGGGCGTGGCCGCCGAACGCGGCCGGCTCTGTTTCGTCACCAGCGACGAGGCGGCCGCGACCCGGCTTCCCGACGCGCTGCCCGCCAACGACAGCGCGGTGGTGTTTCTCAGCGGCGCCGATGCGGCGCTGGTCAACGACGCGATGGGCGCGGACTGGTCCGGTGCACTGGTGGTCGGCCAGTCGCTCGATGGCTGCTATGACGCCGCGGCATCGGCCCGCGTGGCCGAGCAGGGCGGCACGCTTGCGGCGCCGACGGAACTGGCGAACCTTCTGGTCGAACGCTGGGCGCCGGGCGCCACCGCGGGCGGCATCGAACTCGAGACTTCCGATGAATGA
- a CDS encoding response regulator: MESARLEAEAADVDAEAEAEAEAEAEADADADADAGAPAFDAVVSQAGEADPDLALDMRELDAELLDIFVEESGDLLDHSDGLLARLREEPGEREPVVGLQRNLHTIKGGARMAGIMAIGELGHAMESLLESVVEQRCELGRDGVPLLERGFDRLHAMVSRIGERRAVGLPERLIEEFDARARGETISTAASPTEGAAAPASPSKVDLAPLSAPIGDAPEFEDDPQVRAPQEQVRIRADLLDRLVNYAGEVAIYRARLEQQLGAFRGAMGEMEQTNMRLRDQLRRLDIETEAQIIARFQREGDTGDAAFDPLELDRFSNLQQLSRALGESAADLSSLQGTLDDLTRQYETLLTQQSRVSSELQEGLMRTRMVPFDALVPRLRRVVRQAAQETGKQVQLKLDGAQGELDRNVLERMTAPLEHMLRNAVVHGLETPEQRRKAKKGDEGTVRIAVRREGSEVVLEVADDGRGLDRGAIRRRAEERGLVHADAVLANSALDAMIFEPGFSTADEVSRLAGRGVGMDVVASEVRQLGGSLDIETRKHAGTTFTLRLPQTLAVTQSVFVRIGETSFAVPIASVRGVGRISREDLAAPGAVYAYGGDEYVLHDLGQLVGQPRARAEGQLQVPLLLVGAGELRAAVAVDQIIGNREIVVKPVGPQVASVPGIFGATIMGDGSVRVILDVAPLVRRQAALPRAAEPAPVPERRQVPLVMVVDDSVTMRKVTGRVLERHNFEVVTAKDGVDALERLDERVPDLMLLDIEMPRMDGYELATQMKADGRLRSVPIVMITSRTGDKHRQRAFEIGVERYLGKPYQENELMRNVYELLGMERTGA, from the coding sequence ATGGAATCGGCGAGGCTCGAAGCCGAAGCCGCGGACGTCGATGCCGAAGCCGAAGCCGAAGCCGAAGCCGAAGCCGAAGCCGATGCCGATGCCGATGCCGATGCCGGTGCGCCTGCGTTTGACGCGGTGGTCAGTCAGGCCGGCGAAGCCGACCCGGACCTCGCGCTCGATATGCGCGAGCTCGACGCCGAGCTCCTCGACATCTTCGTCGAGGAAAGTGGCGACCTGCTCGACCATTCCGATGGCCTGCTGGCGCGCCTGCGCGAGGAGCCCGGTGAACGCGAGCCGGTGGTCGGCCTGCAGCGCAACCTGCACACCATCAAGGGCGGTGCGCGGATGGCCGGGATCATGGCCATCGGCGAGCTCGGGCATGCGATGGAATCGCTGCTGGAATCGGTGGTCGAGCAGCGTTGCGAGCTCGGCCGCGATGGCGTACCGCTGCTCGAGCGCGGTTTCGACCGGCTGCATGCGATGGTCAGCCGCATCGGCGAGCGTCGCGCGGTCGGGCTGCCGGAACGGCTGATCGAGGAGTTCGACGCGCGTGCCCGTGGCGAGACCATCAGCACCGCCGCGTCGCCGACCGAGGGGGCTGCCGCGCCCGCCTCGCCGTCGAAGGTCGATCTGGCACCGTTGTCCGCACCGATCGGCGACGCGCCGGAGTTCGAGGACGACCCGCAGGTGCGCGCGCCGCAGGAACAGGTGCGCATCCGCGCCGACCTGCTCGACCGCCTGGTCAACTACGCCGGCGAGGTGGCGATCTACCGCGCCCGCCTCGAGCAGCAGCTGGGCGCGTTCCGCGGCGCGATGGGGGAGATGGAGCAGACGAACATGCGTCTGCGCGACCAGCTCCGCCGCCTCGACATCGAGACCGAAGCGCAGATCATCGCGCGCTTCCAGCGCGAAGGTGACACCGGCGACGCCGCGTTCGATCCGCTGGAGCTCGACCGCTTCTCCAACCTGCAGCAGCTGTCGCGTGCGCTGGGTGAATCCGCAGCCGACCTGTCCAGCCTGCAGGGCACGCTCGACGACCTGACCCGCCAGTACGAGACCCTGCTGACGCAGCAGTCGCGCGTCAGCTCCGAGCTGCAGGAAGGCCTCATGCGCACGCGCATGGTGCCGTTCGATGCACTGGTGCCGCGCCTGCGCCGCGTGGTGCGCCAGGCCGCGCAGGAAACCGGCAAGCAGGTGCAGCTCAAGCTCGACGGCGCGCAGGGCGAGCTCGACCGCAACGTGCTCGAGCGCATGACCGCACCGCTGGAGCACATGCTGCGCAACGCGGTGGTGCACGGGCTGGAAACGCCCGAGCAGCGTCGCAAGGCGAAGAAGGGCGACGAGGGCACGGTGCGCATCGCGGTGCGCCGCGAAGGCTCGGAAGTCGTGCTCGAAGTGGCCGACGACGGCCGTGGCCTCGATCGCGGCGCGATCCGCCGCCGTGCCGAAGAACGCGGCCTGGTGCATGCCGACGCCGTGCTGGCCAACAGTGCGCTCGACGCGATGATCTTCGAGCCGGGCTTCTCCACCGCCGACGAGGTCAGCCGCCTGGCCGGCCGCGGCGTCGGCATGGACGTGGTCGCGAGCGAGGTCCGCCAGCTCGGCGGCAGCCTCGACATCGAGACCCGCAAGCACGCCGGCACCACGTTCACCCTGCGCCTGCCGCAGACGCTTGCGGTCACCCAGTCGGTATTCGTGCGCATCGGCGAAACCAGCTTCGCGGTCCCGATCGCATCGGTGCGCGGCGTGGGCCGGATCAGCCGCGAGGATCTCGCCGCGCCGGGCGCCGTCTACGCCTACGGCGGCGACGAGTACGTCCTGCACGACCTCGGCCAGCTGGTCGGCCAGCCACGCGCACGTGCGGAGGGCCAGCTGCAGGTGCCGTTGCTGCTGGTCGGTGCGGGCGAGCTGCGTGCCGCGGTCGCCGTCGACCAGATCATCGGCAACCGCGAGATCGTGGTGAAGCCGGTCGGTCCACAGGTCGCCTCGGTCCCGGGCATCTTCGGCGCCACCATCATGGGCGACGGCAGCGTACGGGTGATCCTCGACGTCGCCCCGCTGGTGCGTCGCCAGGCGGCGCTGCCACGCGCGGCCGAGCCGGCCCCCGTGCCGGAGCGCCGCCAGGTACCGCTGGTGATGGTGGTCGACGACTCGGTGACGATGCGCAAGGTCACCGGGCGCGTGCTCGAGCGCCACAACTTCGAAGTGGTGACCGCGAAGGACGGCGTCGACGCGCTCGAGCGCCTCGACGAGCGCGTGCCCGACCTGATGCTGCTCGACATCGAGATGCCGCGGATGGACGGCTACGAGCTCGCCACCCAGATGAAGGCCGACGGGCGTCTGCGCTCGGTGCCGATCGTGATGATCACGTCGCGCACCGGCGACAAGCATCGCCAGCGCGCGTTCGAGATCGGCGTGGAGCGCTATCTCGGCAAGCCCTACCAGGAGAACGAGCTGATGCGCAACGTCTACGAGCTGCTGGGGATGGAGCGTACCGGTGCCTGA